The following are from one region of the Prochlorococcus marinus str. SB genome:
- a CDS encoding ABC transporter ATP-binding protein has protein sequence MKKSNNAVETKDLSISWGEVNVLNKINFELNNGEKLAIVGPSGSGKSTILKILAGLILPTKGELRIFGEKQTYLRIDQDNPPDVRLVFQNPALLGSLTVEENVGFLLKRNKKLSKKSIHEIVCDCLGEVGLFNVENKLPNELSGGMQKRVSFARALITDKTLNAKTKPLLLFDEPTAGLDPIASSRIEDLINKTNDKASGSSIVVSHVLSTIERTSDKVLMLYGGKFRWAGSIDEFKESNDPYVFQFRHGKLDGPMQPKDI, from the coding sequence ATAAAATAAATTTTGAACTTAATAATGGAGAGAAATTAGCTATTGTTGGTCCCTCAGGTTCTGGTAAATCAACTATATTAAAAATATTAGCAGGATTAATTTTACCCACCAAAGGAGAATTAAGAATATTTGGCGAGAAACAAACATATTTGAGAATAGATCAAGATAATCCTCCTGATGTTAGATTAGTTTTTCAAAACCCAGCTTTATTAGGATCTTTAACTGTTGAAGAAAATGTAGGTTTTCTCCTCAAGAGAAACAAAAAACTATCAAAAAAGTCAATACATGAAATCGTATGTGATTGTTTAGGAGAGGTTGGGTTATTTAATGTTGAGAATAAACTTCCAAATGAATTAAGTGGAGGCATGCAAAAAAGAGTGAGTTTTGCTAGAGCTTTAATTACTGATAAAACTCTTAATGCAAAAACTAAACCTCTTTTACTTTTTGATGAACCAACTGCAGGCCTAGATCCAATTGCCTCTTCAAGAATTGAAGATTTAATTAATAAAACAAATGATAAAGCTAGCGGATCATCTATTGTGGTTAGCCATGTTCTTAGTACTATAGAAAGGACTTCAGATAAAGTTTTAATGCTTTATGGGGGTAAATTTAGATGGGCAGGTTCAATTGATGAATTTAAAGAGAGTAATGATCCCTATGTATTTCAATTTCGGCATGGAAAACTCGATGGTCCAATGCAACCTAA